The sequence below is a genomic window from Proteus vulgaris.
GCAACGCGTGGCAGACCACCGGTGATATCTTTAGTACCGCCAGATTCTTGTGGAATACGCGCTAAAGTGTCACCTGCGTTAATTGTAATGCCATCGTCTAACTGAACAATTGCTTTACCTGGCAGGAAGTACTGTGCTGGCATATCAGTATTCGGAATTAATACATCATTACCTTGTGCATCAGTGATGCGCAATGCTGGACGTAAATCTTTACCGCTACCTGTACGCTCTGCTGAATCCAGAACAACCAGTGAAGAAAGACCTGTTAATTCATCTGTTTGACGTGTGATAGTTTGACCATCAACCATGTCAGCAAAACGGATGATACCAGATACTTCACTCACAACTGGCATTGTATGTGGATCCCAGTTAGCAACAGTTTCGCCACCGTTAACTGCTTCGCCATCACCTTTCGCTAATTGAGCACCGTAAGGTACTTTATAGCTTTCTTTCGTACGACCGAATTCGTCAATTAAACGTAATTCAGTGTTACGAGAAGTGATAACTAACTTACCAGCAGTATTAGTAATGAACTTCGCATTGAACAGCTTCAGAGTACCTTTGTTACGTACTTGAATGCTAGATTCTGCTGCCGCACGAGATGCCGCACCACCGATGTGGAACGTACGCATCGTTAACTGTGTACCTGGTTCACCGATTGACTGTGCCGCGATAACACCGATAGCTTCACCTTTGTTGATGATATGACCACGAGCAAGGTCACGACCATAACAATTCGCACACACACCGAAGTCTGTGTTACAGGTTACAACTGAACGTACTTTCACGCTGTCAACTGAGTTTTCTTCTAACAGGTCACACAGTTTTTCGTTTAACAGGGTGTTACGTGGAACAAGAATATCGGCAGTACCTGGTTTCAGAATATCTTCTGCAGCCACACGACCTAATACACGTTCACGCAGTGGTTCTTTAACATCACCACCTTCGATAACCGGAGTCATCATAACACCTTCGGTTGTACCACAGTCGTCTTCTGTTACGACTAAGTCTTGTGCAACGTCAACTAAACGACGAGTCAAGTAACCGGAGTTTGCTGTTTTCAGTGCGGTATCCGCAAGACCTTTACGAGCACCGTGGGTTGAGATGAAGTACTGGAGTACGTTCAGACCTTCACGGAAGTTCGCTGTGATTGGTGTCTCGATGATTGAGCCATCTGGCTTAGCCATCAGACCACGCATACCTGCTAACTGACGGATCTGAGCTGCAGAACCACGAGCACCGGAGTCAGCCATCATAAAGATGCTGTTGAAAGATACTTGTTGTTCTTCTTCGCCATTACGGTTAATAACGGTTTCAGTAGACAGGTTTTCCATCATCGCTTTTGCTACGCGCTCATTCGCCGCAGCCCAAATATCGATAACTTTGTTGTAACGTTCGCCCGCTGTTACCAGACCGGATTGGAACTGTTCCTGAATTTCTGCAACTTCAGCTTCTGCTTCCGCAATGATCTCTGCTTTTTTAGCAGGGATAACCATGTCATCGATACCTACTGAAGCACCTGAACGTGCTGCATAAGCAAAACCGGTATACATGATTTGGTCAGCAAAAATAACTGTTGGCTTCAAGCCCATTACGCGATAACAGGTATTCAGCATTTTAGAAATTGCTTTCTTACCTAATGGTTGGTTAACCAGCGCGTAAGGTAGGCCTTTTGGTACGATCATCCATAAAATAGCTCGGCCGATAGTGGTGTCTTTTAAGCTAGTTTCAGTGGTGATGTTACCTTCGCCATCTTTGATCTCTTCAGTGATACGTACTTTAACACGTGCGTGTAAAGAGGCTAAACCTGCGCGATAAACGCGTTCAGCTTCTTTAGGACCACTTAACACCATGCCTTCACCTTTGGCATTGATGCAGTCACGAGTCATGTAGTAAAGACCTAATACAACGTCCTGTGAAGGAACGATGATTGGGTCACCACTTGCTGGAGACAGAATATTGTTTGTTGACATCATCAGCGCACGAGCTTCTAACTGTGCTTCTAATGTCAATGGTACGTGAACCGCCATTTGGTCACCATCGAAGTCGGCGTTATATGCCGCACAAACGAGTGGGTGTAACTGAATAGCTTTACCTTCGATAAGGATTGGTTCAAATGCCTGAATACCTAAACGGTGAAGTGTTGGTGCACGGTTTAGCATCACTGGATGTTCGCGGATAACTTCATCTAAGATATCCCAAACAACCGCTTCTTCACGCTCAACCATTTTTTTAGCGGCTTTAATTGTTGTCGCTAAACCACGGGTTTCCAGTTTTCCGTAAATAAATGGTTTGAATAACTCAAGAGCCATTTTCTTCGGTAGACCACACTGATGCAGACGCAGGTATGGACCAACGGTGATTACAGAACGACCAGAATAGTCAACACGTTTACCTAACAGGTTTTGACGGAAACGACCTTGTTTACCTTTGATCATATCAGCCAAAGATTTCAGAGGACGTTTGTTAGAACCTGTAATCGCACGACCACGACGACCGTTGTCTAATAACGCATCCACAGACTCTTGTAACATACGTTTTTCGTTACGTACGATAATGTCTGGTGCTGCTAAATCAAGCAGGCGTTTTAAACGGTTGTTACGGTTGATCACACGACGATATAAATCGTTCAGGTCTGAAGTCGCAAAACGACCGCCATCAAGTGGAACCAGTGGACGTAAGTCTGGTGGTAACACAGGCAGTACAGTTAAGATCATCCACTCAGGTTTATTGCCTGATTGCATGAATGCTTCAAGTAACTTGATACGTTTAGTCAGTTTCTTACGTTTGGTTTCAGAGTTAGTTTCATTTAACTCTTCACGCAGCGTTTCACACTCTTGTTCCAGATCCATGCTCTGTAACAGGTTCTGAACAGCTTCTGCACCCATCTTCGCATCGAATTCGTCACCGAACTCTTCTAATGCATCAAGATATTGCTCTTCTGTTAAGATTTGTCCACGCTCAAGGCTGGTCATCCCGCCTTCAACAACAACGTAAGATTCAAAATACAGTACACGTTCAATATCGCGCAGTGGCATATCCAGCAGCAGACCGATACGGGACGGCAGTGATTTCAAGAACCAAATGTGAGCAACTGGAGAAGCTAATTCGATGTGACCCATACGTTCACGACGAACTTTAGTTTGTGTAACTTCAACGCCACACTTCTCACAGATAACACCACGGTGTTTTAAACGTTTGTATTTACCACACAAACATTCGTAATCTTTTACTGGTCCGAAAATACGGGCACAGAAAAGACCGTCACGTTCTGGTTTGAACGTACGGTAGTTAATTGTTTCTGGCTTTTTAACTTCACCAAATGACCATGAACGGATCATATCAGGTGATGCCAGAGCAATTTTGATCGCATCAAACTCTTCGGTCTTGGTTTGCGCTTTCAGAAACTTTAATAAGTCTTTCACGAAATGGCTCCTGTCGGAGTTAGACCTGCCAGGCAAATGACCCCTGTCATTCACCCCTTTAAACCAGTGTAGTCACTGTTTGACAGACTGCCATTTCTAGCAGTCTGTCTATATGGAATACGTTATTCGTCTTCCAATTCGATGTTGATACCCAGTGAACGGATCTCTTTCAACAATACGTTGAACGACTCTGGCATACCTGGTTCCATCTGATGGTTACCATCAACGATGTTTTTGTACATTTTGGTACGACCGTTAACGTCATCCGACTTAACAGTAAGCATTTCTTGAAGAGTATATGCTGCACCGTATGCTTCCAGTGCCCACACTTCCATCTCCCCGAAACGCTGTCCACCAAACTGTGCTTTACCACCAAGAGGTTGCTGAGTAACCAAGCTGTACGAACCGGTAGAACGGGCGTGCATCTTGTCATCAACTAAGTGGTTCAGTTTCAGCATGTACATGTAACCAACAGTTACTGGACGCTCAAATTGTTCACCTGTACGACCATCGAAAAGTGTAATCTGACCAGAAGTTGGAAGATCAGCTAATTTCAGCATCTCTTTAATTTCCATTTCTTCTGCACCATCGAACACTGGTGTTGCGGTTGGCATACCTTTTTTCAGGTTTTCAGCCAGACGTAACACTTCTTCATCGCTGAAGGTGTCCAGATCAACTTTCTGACGAGGTGCCATACCCAGATCGTAAGCTTTCTGGATAAATTCACGTAACTTAGCAACTTCTTGTTGCTGTTTCAGCATCGCGTTGATCTTATCACCGATACCTTTAGCAGCCATACCCAAGTGAGTTTCAAGGATCTGACCGATGTTCATACGTGATGGTACACCTAGTGGGTTCAGTACGAGGTCTACTGGATTACCATTTTCATCGTATGGCATGTCTTCAATTGGGTTAATCTTAGAGATAACACCCTTGTTACCATGACGACCCGCCATCTTATCACCAGGTTGGATCTGACGTTTAACAGCCAGGTAAACCTTAACGATTTTCAGCACGCCAGGTGCTAAATCATCGCCTTGAGTGATTTTACGACGCTTAGCTTCCAGTTTCTTCGCGAACTCAGCTTTCAGTTCATCATACTGTTCAGCTAATTGTTCTAGCTGGTTTTGCTTCTCTTCATCCGCAATACCCAGCTCTAACCAACGTTCACGAGGTAATTTGTCTAATTTCTCTGCTTCAATACCGCCAGCAATCAGAACACCACGGATACGAGCGAATAGACCAGCTTCAAAAATACGCAGTTCTTCAGTTAAGTCTTTCTTAACTTCACGTAACTGTGATTCTTCGATTTCTAATGCACGTTTATCTTTTTCTACGCCATCACGGGTGAAGACTTGTACGTCGATAACTGTACCAGACACACCATTAGGAACACGTAGAGAAGAATCTTTAACATCAGACGCTTTTTCACCGAAGATAGCACGTAGCAGTTTCTCTTCTGGAGTCAGTTGAGTTTCACCTTTAGGTGTTACTTTACCAACCAGAATGTCGCCACCTTTCACTTCAGCACCGATATAAACGATACCTGATTCATCCAGTTTAGATAACGCTGCTTCACCGACGTTCGGTATATCAGCTGTGATCTCTTCAGGCCCTAACTTAGTATCACGAGAGACACAAGCGAGTTCTTGAATGTGGATAGTAGTGAAACGGTCTTCTTGAACAACACGCTCAGATACAAGGATGGAGTCCTCGTAGTTATAACCATTCCATGGCATAAATGCCACGCGCATGTTTTGACCTAATGCTAACTCACCAAGGTCTGTTGAAGGACCATCAGCTAACACGTCACCGCGATCAACAGGCTCACCTAAAGATACACAAGGAGTTTGGTTAATACATGTGTTCTGGTTAGAACGGGTGTATTTAGTCAAGCTGTAGATATCGATGCCCGCTTCACCAGCGTAAGTCTCTTCTTCGTTAACTTTGATAACGATACGAGAAGCATCAACATACTGAACAACACCACCACGTTTAGCAACCGCAGTAACACCGGAGTCAACCGCAACCGCACGTTCCATACCTGTACCTACTAGTGGTTTATCACCACGAAGTGTAGGAACAGCCTGACGTTGCATGTTCGCACCCATCAATGCACGGTTGGCGTCATCGTGTTCAAGGAATGGGATCAGTGAAGCACCGACAGAAACAACCTGTTGAGTTGAAACGTCCATGTACTGAACTTGGTCACGACTAAATAAGCTTGACTCACCTTTATGACGGCAAGTAACTAATTCTTCAACGAAGTGATTGTCATCGTCTAATACGGAGTTAGCCTGAGCAATGATGAAGTTACCTTCTTCAATTGCAGACAGATAGTGAATTTCATCTGTTACAGCGTTGTTTTCAACAACACGGTAAGGCGTTTCTAGGAAACCGTACTCGTTAGTCTGTGCATAAACAGATAATGAGTTGATAAGACCGATGTTTGGACCTTCAGGCGTTTCGATTGGGCACACACGACCGTAGTGAGTTGGGTGTACGTCTCGAACTTCGAAGCCTGCACGTTCACGGGTCAAACCACCTGGGCCTAATGCAGAAATACGGCGTTTATGCGTAATTTCTGATAGCGGGTTATTCTGATCCATAAACTGTGATAACTGACTAGAGCCAAAGAATTCTTTGACAGCAGCAGAAATCGGTTTTGCGTTGATCATATCTTGTGGCATTAATGCATCAAGATCGCCTAAAGACAGACGCTCTTTAACTGCACGTTCAACACGCACCAGACCAACACGGAATTGGTTTTCAGCCATTTCGCCAACAGAACGAATACGACGGTTGCCTAAGTGGTCGATATCATCCACTTCACCTTTACCATTACGGATATCAATCAGTTTTTTCATTACTTCAATGATATCTTCTTGGCTTAGGATGCCAGAACCTTCAACTTCGTCACGGCTTAACGAACGGTTGAACTTCATACGACCTACAGCAGAAAGATCATAACGATCTTCAGAGAAGAATAAGTTCTCAAATAAGTTTTCTGCGGCTTCGCGTGTAGGTGGTTCACCAGGACGCATCATGCGATAGATTTCAACTAACGCGCTTAAACGATCGTTTGTAGGATCGACGCGAACAGTTTCTGAAATATAAGCAC
It includes:
- the rpoC gene encoding DNA-directed RNA polymerase subunit beta', whose protein sequence is MKDLLKFLKAQTKTEEFDAIKIALASPDMIRSWSFGEVKKPETINYRTFKPERDGLFCARIFGPVKDYECLCGKYKRLKHRGVICEKCGVEVTQTKVRRERMGHIELASPVAHIWFLKSLPSRIGLLLDMPLRDIERVLYFESYVVVEGGMTSLERGQILTEEQYLDALEEFGDEFDAKMGAEAVQNLLQSMDLEQECETLREELNETNSETKRKKLTKRIKLLEAFMQSGNKPEWMILTVLPVLPPDLRPLVPLDGGRFATSDLNDLYRRVINRNNRLKRLLDLAAPDIIVRNEKRMLQESVDALLDNGRRGRAITGSNKRPLKSLADMIKGKQGRFRQNLLGKRVDYSGRSVITVGPYLRLHQCGLPKKMALELFKPFIYGKLETRGLATTIKAAKKMVEREEAVVWDILDEVIREHPVMLNRAPTLHRLGIQAFEPILIEGKAIQLHPLVCAAYNADFDGDQMAVHVPLTLEAQLEARALMMSTNNILSPASGDPIIVPSQDVVLGLYYMTRDCINAKGEGMVLSGPKEAERVYRAGLASLHARVKVRITEEIKDGEGNITTETSLKDTTIGRAILWMIVPKGLPYALVNQPLGKKAISKMLNTCYRVMGLKPTVIFADQIMYTGFAYAARSGASVGIDDMVIPAKKAEIIAEAEAEVAEIQEQFQSGLVTAGERYNKVIDIWAAANERVAKAMMENLSTETVINRNGEEEQQVSFNSIFMMADSGARGSAAQIRQLAGMRGLMAKPDGSIIETPITANFREGLNVLQYFISTHGARKGLADTALKTANSGYLTRRLVDVAQDLVVTEDDCGTTEGVMMTPVIEGGDVKEPLRERVLGRVAAEDILKPGTADILVPRNTLLNEKLCDLLEENSVDSVKVRSVVTCNTDFGVCANCYGRDLARGHIINKGEAIGVIAAQSIGEPGTQLTMRTFHIGGAASRAAAESSIQVRNKGTLKLFNAKFITNTAGKLVITSRNTELRLIDEFGRTKESYKVPYGAQLAKGDGEAVNGGETVANWDPHTMPVVSEVSGIIRFADMVDGQTITRQTDELTGLSSLVVLDSAERTGSGKDLRPALRITDAQGNDVLIPNTDMPAQYFLPGKAIVQLDDGITINAGDTLARIPQESGGTKDITGGLPRVADLFEARRPKEPAILAEISGIVSFGKETKGKRRLVISPLDGSDAYEEMIPKWRQLNVFEGEVVERGDVISDGPESPHDILRLRGVHAVTRYITNEVQEVYRLQGVKINDKHIEVIVRQMLRKVTIENAGSSEFLEGEQVEYARVKVSNRVLEDDGKVPATYARDLLGITKASLATESFISAASFQETTRVLTEAAVAGKRDELRGLKENVIVGRLIPAGTGYAYHQDRMKRRQSQLPTDETETTISADEASANLAELLNAGFGGLKD
- the rpoB gene encoding DNA-directed RNA polymerase subunit beta; amino-acid sequence: MVYSYTEKKRIRKDFGKRPQVLDVPYLLSIQLDSFQKFIEQDPDGQNGLEAAFRSVFPIQSYSGNAELQYVSYRLGEPVFDVKECQIRGVTYSAPLRVKLRLVIYEREAPEGTVKDIKEQEVYMGEIPLMTDNGTFVINGTERVIVSQLHRSPGVFFDSDKGKTHSSGKVLYNARIIPYRGSWLDFEFDPKDNLFVRIDRRRKLPATIILRAMNYSTEEILGLFFEKTLFEISNNKLMMTLVPERLRGETASFDIEANGKVYVEKGRRITARHIRQLEKEQVDRIEVPVEYIAGKVVARDYIDEATGELICAANMEISLDVLARLSQAGHKTIETLFTNDLDHGAYISETVRVDPTNDRLSALVEIYRMMRPGEPPTREAAENLFENLFFSEDRYDLSAVGRMKFNRSLSRDEVEGSGILSQEDIIEVMKKLIDIRNGKGEVDDIDHLGNRRIRSVGEMAENQFRVGLVRVERAVKERLSLGDLDALMPQDMINAKPISAAVKEFFGSSQLSQFMDQNNPLSEITHKRRISALGPGGLTRERAGFEVRDVHPTHYGRVCPIETPEGPNIGLINSLSVYAQTNEYGFLETPYRVVENNAVTDEIHYLSAIEEGNFIIAQANSVLDDDNHFVEELVTCRHKGESSLFSRDQVQYMDVSTQQVVSVGASLIPFLEHDDANRALMGANMQRQAVPTLRGDKPLVGTGMERAVAVDSGVTAVAKRGGVVQYVDASRIVIKVNEEETYAGEAGIDIYSLTKYTRSNQNTCINQTPCVSLGEPVDRGDVLADGPSTDLGELALGQNMRVAFMPWNGYNYEDSILVSERVVQEDRFTTIHIQELACVSRDTKLGPEEITADIPNVGEAALSKLDESGIVYIGAEVKGGDILVGKVTPKGETQLTPEEKLLRAIFGEKASDVKDSSLRVPNGVSGTVIDVQVFTRDGVEKDKRALEIEESQLREVKKDLTEELRIFEAGLFARIRGVLIAGGIEAEKLDKLPRERWLELGIADEEKQNQLEQLAEQYDELKAEFAKKLEAKRRKITQGDDLAPGVLKIVKVYLAVKRQIQPGDKMAGRHGNKGVISKINPIEDMPYDENGNPVDLVLNPLGVPSRMNIGQILETHLGMAAKGIGDKINAMLKQQQEVAKLREFIQKAYDLGMAPRQKVDLDTFSDEEVLRLAENLKKGMPTATPVFDGAEEMEIKEMLKLADLPTSGQITLFDGRTGEQFERPVTVGYMYMLKLNHLVDDKMHARSTGSYSLVTQQPLGGKAQFGGQRFGEMEVWALEAYGAAYTLQEMLTVKSDDVNGRTKMYKNIVDGNHQMEPGMPESFNVLLKEIRSLGINIELEDE